The following proteins are encoded in a genomic region of Haloarcula marina:
- a CDS encoding class I SAM-dependent methyltransferase, with the protein MDSNEVRRAWDAVAETYARKRDPGGSDAALIDDLLAELPADPVVLDVGCGDGARTLANLPPGSVGLDFSRRGLELAADTVPDARLVQGDMTALPVADDSVHGITAYHAVFHVPRDRHPDVYREFARVLRPDGVVLLTLPGGRFETVRRGWMGGSMFFSAPGRQATLDQLRDAGFGEVWTATADDPLGTSTEFAFARLG; encoded by the coding sequence ATGGATAGCAACGAGGTGCGCCGCGCGTGGGACGCCGTCGCCGAGACGTACGCACGCAAGCGGGACCCCGGCGGGTCCGACGCCGCCCTCATCGACGACTTGCTCGCGGAACTGCCCGCCGACCCGGTCGTCCTCGACGTGGGATGCGGCGACGGCGCGCGGACGCTCGCCAACCTCCCGCCCGGAAGCGTCGGCCTCGACTTCTCGCGCCGCGGGCTGGAACTGGCGGCCGACACCGTCCCCGACGCCCGCCTCGTGCAGGGCGACATGACCGCCCTGCCCGTCGCCGACGACAGCGTCCACGGCATCACGGCCTACCACGCCGTCTTCCACGTCCCGCGTGACCGCCATCCCGACGTGTACCGCGAGTTCGCCCGCGTCCTCAGGCCCGACGGCGTCGTCCTGCTGACGCTCCCCGGCGGCCGCTTCGAGACGGTTCGGCGCGGATGGATGGGCGGGTCGATGTTCTTCTCCGCGCCGGGTCGACAGGCGACGCTAGACCAGTTGCGTGACGCGGGGTTCGGTGAGGTGTGGACCGCGACGGCCGACGACCCACTGGGCACCTCGACGGAGTTCGCGTTCGCGCGTCTCGGCTGA
- a CDS encoding DUF4397 domain-containing protein — MGDTAHLRIGHCCPDAPNVDVAVDGATRFENVEYAAVTDYEPFDPGDQKLTIAPAGSTATVVSTRIPLKENTAYTVLATGLITDIEATVLTDDPGDVSDEMAQVRLVHTSPDAPPVALTVGDTAVVDGVGFREASEYRPVRPGTHDVGLRPDDRGRLELELSAIEFDGGSAYSVVTVGQIETGTLAAVVTEDAAALATVTE, encoded by the coding sequence ATGGGAGACACTGCACACCTGCGAATCGGACACTGCTGTCCGGACGCGCCGAACGTCGACGTGGCCGTGGACGGGGCGACGCGGTTCGAGAACGTCGAGTACGCCGCGGTGACCGACTACGAACCGTTCGACCCCGGCGACCAGAAATTGACGATTGCACCGGCGGGGAGTACCGCGACCGTCGTCTCGACCCGAATTCCTCTGAAGGAAAATACTGCGTACACGGTCCTCGCGACGGGGCTGATAACCGACATCGAGGCGACGGTGCTGACCGACGACCCCGGCGACGTCTCCGACGAGATGGCTCAGGTCCGCCTCGTCCACACGTCGCCGGACGCGCCCCCGGTGGCGCTCACCGTCGGGGACACCGCCGTCGTCGACGGCGTGGGGTTCCGGGAGGCCAGCGAGTACCGACCCGTCCGGCCGGGCACACACGACGTGGGCCTCCGGCCGGACGACCGCGGCCGACTCGAACTGGAACTGTCGGCCATCGAGTTCGACGGCGGGAGCGCCTACTCCGTGGTCACGGTCGGACAGATAGAGACGGGGACGCTCGCGGCCGTCGTCACCGAGGACGCGGCGGCGTTGGCGACGGTGACCGAGTGA
- a CDS encoding translation initiation factor yields MQLTDNDPFDDLDIPEDPTADLDRATQRLTVRTEERRYGKKMVVIEGFEDGVDSQSLASELKSALGTGGTVKEGHIEIQGDHAKRVRELLEAKGYQVA; encoded by the coding sequence GTGCAATTGACAGACAACGACCCATTCGACGACCTCGACATCCCCGAAGACCCCACCGCCGATTTAGACCGCGCGACACAGCGACTGACCGTCCGCACTGAGGAGCGGCGGTACGGCAAGAAGATGGTCGTCATCGAGGGATTCGAGGACGGCGTTGACAGCCAATCGCTCGCCTCGGAACTGAAGTCCGCGCTCGGGACCGGCGGGACAGTCAAGGAGGGACACATCGAGATTCAGGGCGACCACGCGAAGCGCGTCCGCGAACTGCTCGAAGCGAAGGGGTATCAGGTCGCCTGA
- the mutS gene encoding DNA mismatch repair protein MutS, giving the protein MTEATGIVGEFLSLKEETDADILTMQCGDFYEFFGDDAELVAEELDLKVSQKSSHGSSYPMAGVPVADLTPYVSALVERGYRVAVADQHETADGHAREITRVVTPGTHLETGDASAQYLAAVVRHSGRDGDDYGLAFADVTTGQFQVTQLDAADVGAVLTELYTFAPAEVLPGPDLRNDDDFLDRLAERSDAAVTLHASASFEPGRARHRVRQHFGAETLDSVGIADDDAAIAAAGAVLAYVEETGVGTLAAVTRLQAYGAREHVALDATTQRNLELTETMQGDKSGSLFDTVDHTVTAAGGRLLRRWLQRPRRDRGELQRRQAAVAALTREAMARETIRETLSDAYDLERLASRATSGTADGRDLRAAQETLALLPQVADAVAQTERLADSPLADALSGADREAAASLAADLDDALVSDPPGTVTQGDLFRYGYDDSLDAVIDDHEAALEWLETLPRREKDRTGITHLSVDRNKTDGYYIQVGKSETDSVPDEYEEIKTLKNSKRYTIPELDEKERAVLRLEERRHDMEYELFEDLRARVAEHAPLLQDVGRTLAEVDALASLAVHAVENDWSRPEVTDGDELAIDAGRHPVVEQTTEFVPNDLYMDRDRQFLVVTGPNMSGKSTYMRQAALITLLAQTGSFVPARAATVGVVDGIYTRVGALDELAQGRSTFMVEMQELSNILHSATEDSLVILDEVGRGTATFDGISIAWAAVEYISTRIRCKTLFATHYHELTSLGDSLDTVQNVHVAADESDGDVTFLRTVRDGPTNRSYGVHVADLAGVPEPVVERSQEVLDRLRDDKAIEVRGSTGEGGTTQAVFDLSSGQFATGGQSERVETDGNPDASTDGERGETLDAETEAVLEELRDLDVNETPPVELLAKVQEWQAELDGE; this is encoded by the coding sequence ATGACCGAGGCGACGGGTATCGTCGGGGAGTTCCTCTCGCTCAAAGAGGAGACCGACGCCGACATTCTGACGATGCAGTGCGGGGACTTCTACGAGTTTTTCGGCGACGACGCGGAACTGGTGGCCGAGGAGTTGGACCTGAAAGTGAGCCAGAAGTCCTCCCACGGGTCGTCGTACCCGATGGCGGGCGTCCCAGTCGCCGACCTGACGCCGTACGTCTCTGCGCTGGTCGAACGGGGCTACCGGGTCGCCGTCGCCGACCAACACGAGACGGCGGACGGCCACGCACGCGAGATTACGCGCGTCGTCACCCCGGGGACGCACTTAGAGACGGGTGACGCATCCGCCCAGTACCTCGCGGCCGTCGTCCGCCACTCGGGCCGGGACGGCGACGACTACGGCCTCGCGTTCGCCGACGTGACGACGGGCCAGTTTCAGGTCACGCAACTGGACGCCGCCGACGTGGGCGCGGTGTTGACGGAACTGTACACGTTCGCGCCCGCCGAGGTGCTTCCCGGCCCGGACCTCAGAAACGACGACGACTTCCTGGACCGCCTCGCCGAGCGCTCTGACGCGGCCGTCACCCTCCACGCGTCTGCGTCGTTCGAACCGGGCCGCGCCCGCCACCGCGTGCGCCAGCACTTCGGCGCGGAGACGCTCGACAGCGTCGGTATCGCCGACGACGACGCCGCTATCGCCGCCGCGGGGGCCGTCCTCGCGTACGTCGAGGAGACGGGCGTCGGGACGCTCGCCGCCGTCACCCGCCTGCAGGCCTACGGCGCGCGCGAACACGTCGCGCTGGACGCGACGACACAGCGGAACCTCGAACTCACCGAGACGATGCAGGGCGACAAATCGGGGTCGCTGTTCGACACCGTCGACCACACGGTCACCGCCGCCGGTGGCCGCCTCCTCCGCCGCTGGCTACAGCGCCCCCGCCGTGACCGCGGCGAACTCCAGCGCCGTCAAGCCGCCGTCGCGGCGCTGACCCGTGAGGCGATGGCCCGCGAGACGATTCGCGAGACGCTCTCGGACGCCTACGACCTCGAACGCCTCGCCTCCCGAGCGACCTCCGGGACCGCCGACGGGCGAGACTTGCGGGCCGCACAGGAGACGCTGGCGCTCCTCCCGCAGGTCGCCGACGCCGTCGCCCAGACCGAGCGACTGGCCGACTCGCCGCTGGCCGACGCGCTCTCGGGGGCCGACCGCGAGGCCGCCGCGTCGCTGGCCGCCGACCTCGACGACGCCCTCGTCTCGGACCCGCCGGGAACCGTCACGCAGGGCGACCTGTTCCGATACGGGTACGACGACTCGCTGGACGCCGTCATCGACGACCACGAGGCCGCCTTGGAGTGGCTGGAGACCCTGCCACGGCGCGAGAAAGACCGGACCGGAATCACCCACCTCTCGGTCGACCGCAACAAGACCGACGGCTACTACATCCAGGTCGGAAAGTCCGAGACGGACAGCGTCCCCGACGAGTACGAGGAGATAAAGACGCTGAAAAACTCCAAGCGCTACACGATTCCGGAACTCGACGAGAAGGAGCGGGCCGTCCTGCGACTCGAAGAGCGCCGCCACGACATGGAGTACGAGCTGTTCGAGGACCTCCGGGCGCGCGTCGCCGAGCACGCGCCCCTCCTACAGGACGTGGGGCGGACGCTCGCGGAGGTGGACGCGCTGGCCTCGCTGGCCGTCCACGCCGTCGAGAACGACTGGTCCCGGCCCGAGGTCACGGACGGCGACGAACTCGCCATCGACGCGGGCCGTCACCCCGTCGTCGAACAGACCACCGAGTTCGTCCCGAACGACCTCTACATGGACCGCGACCGGCAGTTCCTCGTCGTCACCGGCCCGAACATGAGCGGGAAGTCCACCTACATGCGACAGGCCGCGCTCATCACGTTGCTGGCGCAGACGGGGAGTTTCGTCCCCGCCCGGGCGGCCACGGTGGGCGTCGTCGACGGCATCTACACGCGTGTCGGTGCCTTGGACGAACTCGCGCAGGGCCGCTCGACGTTCATGGTCGAGATGCAGGAACTGTCGAACATCCTGCACTCGGCCACCGAGGACTCCCTCGTGATTCTGGACGAGGTGGGCCGGGGGACGGCGACGTTCGACGGGATTTCGATTGCGTGGGCCGCCGTGGAGTACATCTCGACGCGGATACGGTGTAAAACGCTGTTCGCCACCCACTATCACGAACTCACCTCCCTGGGCGACTCGCTCGATACCGTTCAGAACGTCCACGTCGCCGCCGACGAGAGCGACGGCGATGTCACCTTCCTTCGGACGGTCAGAGACGGGCCGACGAACCGCTCGTACGGGGTTCACGTCGCCGACCTGGCGGGCGTTCCGGAACCCGTCGTCGAGCGCTCACAGGAGGTCCTCGACCGACTGCGCGACGACAAAGCCATCGAGGTGCGGGGCAGTACGGGCGAGGGCGGCACTACCCAAGCGGTGTTCGACCTCTCGTCGGGTCAGTTCGCGACTGGCGGACAAAGCGAGCGAGTCGAGACCGACGGGAATCCCGACGCCAGCACGGACGGGGAACGCGGCGAAACGCTGGATGCCGAGACGGAAGCGGTACTCGAGGAGTTGCGGGACCTCGACGTGAACGAGACGCCGCCAGTCGAGTTGCTGGCGAAAGTCCAGGAGTGGCAGGCCGAACTCGACGGCGAATGA
- a CDS encoding HAD family hydrolase, whose amino-acid sequence MEQYDQLYRLYETVDTETLRAYQEFVDLFPPLSSPIALDQWETARDELDERKADIAEEFPATGETYAEIAARLTREEAFAALDLFSKYDRAVNVLVLDVDETLRSAGDTDNEIPRDTLYLLTEFHERGIPIVVCTGQTLENVKGFLIQGLGNEVVSSGSVSIVYESGNGVFTPNHGPDTKRLLYERLDGVVVDVFDAVRGRALSEAPDDVRHGCHLQGNEFNVTLKPNAEVGSETAVEIVDEALCYLCGLVGESVAEATGADVTDPAGVAQTFFAKDPEIRAVLEEAGRSTDADVAGAPSAMLDVLERIDIGYYEGDAAELVSLELAKPTGVEEAFDVLGIDDPFALVMGDSKSDLRVMEWLAETDAGLAAAPDHASKAVLDHVRARDDLVYEAGQSSSVLHIVYGLELLARLDERRS is encoded by the coding sequence ATGGAACAGTACGACCAACTCTATCGGCTCTACGAGACGGTAGACACGGAGACGCTCCGCGCGTATCAGGAGTTCGTCGACCTCTTTCCCCCGCTCAGTTCACCCATCGCGTTAGACCAGTGGGAGACGGCCCGCGACGAACTCGACGAGCGAAAGGCCGACATCGCCGAGGAGTTCCCGGCGACGGGCGAGACGTACGCCGAGATAGCGGCGCGACTGACCCGCGAGGAGGCGTTCGCGGCGCTGGACCTCTTCTCGAAGTACGACCGCGCGGTGAACGTTCTCGTCTTGGACGTGGACGAGACACTCCGGTCGGCCGGGGACACGGACAACGAGATTCCCCGTGACACGCTGTATCTCCTCACGGAGTTCCACGAGCGGGGTATCCCCATCGTCGTCTGCACCGGCCAGACCTTAGAGAACGTGAAGGGGTTTCTGATTCAGGGACTCGGCAACGAAGTCGTCTCCTCGGGGTCGGTAAGCATCGTCTACGAGTCGGGTAACGGCGTGTTCACGCCGAACCACGGCCCGGACACGAAGCGGTTGCTGTACGAGCGCTTGGACGGCGTCGTCGTCGACGTGTTCGACGCCGTTCGCGGGCGTGCTCTCTCCGAAGCGCCCGACGACGTGCGCCACGGCTGTCACCTCCAAGGCAACGAGTTCAACGTCACCCTGAAACCCAACGCCGAAGTCGGCAGCGAGACGGCCGTCGAAATCGTCGACGAGGCGCTGTGTTACCTCTGTGGACTCGTCGGCGAGAGCGTCGCCGAGGCCACCGGGGCGGACGTGACCGACCCAGCGGGCGTCGCCCAGACCTTCTTCGCGAAGGACCCCGAGATTCGGGCCGTCCTCGAGGAGGCGGGCCGTTCGACCGACGCCGATGTAGCGGGCGCGCCGTCGGCGATGCTGGACGTGCTCGAACGCATCGACATCGGCTACTACGAGGGGGACGCGGCCGAACTCGTCAGCCTTGAACTCGCCAAGCCGACCGGCGTCGAGGAGGCGTTCGACGTGTTGGGCATCGACGACCCGTTCGCGCTGGTGATGGGCGACAGCAAGAGCGACCTGCGGGTGATGGAATGGCTGGCCGAGACGGACGCGGGACTGGCCGCCGCGCCGGACCACGCCTCGAAGGCCGTCTTAGACCACGTCAGGGCGCGCGACGACCTCGTCTACGAGGCCGGGCAGTCCAGTTCCGTCCTCCACATCGTCTACGGACTGGAACTGCTCGCGCGACTGGACGAACGCCGGTCCTGA